A single region of the Enterobacteriaceae endosymbiont of Donacia tomentosa genome encodes:
- the rpiA gene encoding ribose-5-phosphate isomerase RpiA — protein sequence MINNLKNLAAKAALKYIRNNNNIIGIGSGTTITHFIDILSTIKKKIRGVVSTSQDSTNKLKKYNFNIYKTNKINKIEIYFDSADEINNHMQMIKGGGAALTNEKIISNFADLFVCIIDQSKCVKDLGKLHPVPIEIIPTAEAYIVKKLLSLGVKIKLRKNTVTEHGNIILDVYNLNIHDPIQTERYINNIPGVVTVGLFAKRCADVVIVGKHNYKVSITENKKYKNFYKKKDKQNIYTQ from the coding sequence ATGATTAATAATTTAAAAAATCTTGCAGCTAAAGCTGCTTTAAAATATATTAGAAATAATAATAATATTATCGGTATTGGGTCAGGGACAACAATAACTCACTTTATTGATATTTTATCAACTATAAAAAAAAAAATTAGAGGAGTAGTTTCGACTTCTCAAGATTCTACAAATAAATTAAAAAAATATAATTTCAATATATATAAAACCAATAAAATAAACAAAATTGAAATATATTTTGATAGTGCTGATGAAATAAATAATCATATGCAAATGATTAAAGGAGGAGGAGCTGCTTTAACTAACGAAAAAATTATATCTAATTTTGCTGATTTGTTTGTATGTATTATAGATCAATCAAAATGCGTAAAAGATTTAGGTAAATTACATCCCGTTCCTATAGAAATTATACCAACTGCAGAAGCTTATATAGTCAAAAAATTGTTAAGTTTAGGTGTAAAAATAAAATTACGGAAAAATACTGTTACAGAACATGGAAATATAATATTAGATGTATATAATTTAAACATTCATGATCCTATTCAAACAGAGAGATATATAAACAATATTCCTGGTGTTGTTACAGTTGGTTTATTTGCAAAAAGATGTGCTGATGTAGTTATAGTAGGAAAGCATAATTATAAAGTGTCCATTACTGAAAATAAAAAATATAAAAATTTTTATAAAAAAAAAGATAAACAAAACATTTATACTCAATAA
- a CDS encoding 2-oxoglutarate dehydrogenase E1 component, whose amino-acid sequence MNNYFLQKNFLDYNIFYIENLYQNFLMNSNSIDKSWIDIFKKQNQKINKKRKLKYTKYDVSCEKIYLKKKINKLINDFRISGHYNANINPLFYNKKKYKNLLSLRDYGISEKDFEKKNILNNTLKEKKIIDIYNFFKNIYSNYIGIEYMYLPYVEKNWLKYKIESNKNNFNNIEKKIFLEELIASEVFEKCIGKMFPGAKRFSLEGCDVLIPLIKEIIRYINIKENKNIEIIFGMAHRGRLNFLANIMGKKIQKIINEFSNNITEKNNIDDVKYHLGYYSSFINSNNKKIKLQLTFNPSHLEIINSVVMGIAKYKNDILKNKKSNFILPICIHGDVAFSGQGIIQEILNLSKTRGYGIHGIIHIIINNQIGFTTDNIKDIRSSYYCTDIAKMIQCPVFHINANKIEDVISIIKIAIDFRNTFNKDVFIDLVSYRRHGHNEMDDPYITQPLMYKLIKKQPTIQELYFNKLLSENIVNDQNKLILYEKYQNLFNQGKSFIETNKIIENNCKKIIQKKLTIKNLKNLLFKISTIPEEFNPHFRVKKIYLDRIEMSKGNMNLDWGTAENLAYANILTQGISCRLSGEDVKRGTFSHRHSVIYDQINNSSYTSLQNLGNNQGNFYIYNSVLSEESVLGFEYGYSINNLNILTIWEAQFGDFANGAQVIIDQFISSGEKKWGYKSGLVMMLPHGYEGQGPEHSSARIERYLQLCAENNMFICIPSNSVQIYYLLCQQAFNYNKKPLIIITPKSLLRYKLSFSSLNNFINNSFQTIIDEINLNINIKNIKRIIFCSGKIYYDLFEYRNFIKNKSVVLIRIEQLYPFPEKELLNIINKYIKINNFFWCQEEPINQGSWIYIHNYFINKLGYNIRYIGRNESASTATGFFSVHKKQQQKIINSVFNTK is encoded by the coding sequence ATGAATAATTATTTTTTACAAAAAAATTTTTTAGATTATAACATTTTTTATATAGAAAATTTATACCAAAATTTTTTAATGAATTCTAATTCTATAGATAAGTCATGGATTGATATATTTAAAAAACAAAATCAAAAAATTAATAAAAAACGTAAATTAAAATATACAAAATATGATGTTTCCTGTGAAAAAATATATTTAAAAAAAAAAATAAATAAATTAATAAATGATTTTAGAATATCAGGACATTATAACGCAAATATAAATCCTTTATTTTATAATAAAAAAAAATATAAAAATCTCTTAAGTTTAAGAGATTATGGCATTAGTGAAAAAGATTTTGAAAAAAAAAATATACTTAATAATACTTTGAAAGAGAAAAAAATTATTGATATATATAATTTTTTTAAAAATATATATTCAAATTATATTGGAATTGAATATATGTATTTACCTTATGTTGAAAAAAATTGGCTCAAATATAAAATTGAATCAAATAAGAATAATTTTAATAATATAGAAAAAAAAATTTTTTTAGAAGAATTAATTGCATCAGAAGTTTTTGAAAAATGCATAGGAAAAATGTTTCCCGGAGCAAAAAGATTTTCTCTAGAAGGTTGTGATGTTTTAATACCATTAATAAAAGAAATAATAAGGTATATTAATATTAAAGAAAATAAAAATATAGAAATAATTTTTGGAATGGCACATAGAGGTAGATTAAATTTTTTAGCTAATATAATGGGGAAAAAAATTCAAAAAATAATCAATGAATTTTCCAATAATATTACAGAAAAAAATAATATAGATGATGTAAAATATCATTTAGGGTATTATTCTTCTTTTATAAATTCAAATAATAAAAAAATTAAATTACAATTAACCTTTAATCCTTCACATTTAGAAATTATTAATTCTGTAGTTATGGGTATTGCTAAATATAAAAATGATATTTTAAAAAATAAAAAAAGTAATTTTATTTTACCTATTTGCATACATGGAGATGTTGCTTTTAGTGGGCAAGGTATTATACAAGAAATTTTAAATTTATCTAAAACTAGAGGATATGGAATTCATGGTATAATTCATATTATTATTAATAATCAAATAGGATTTACTACAGATAATATTAAAGATATTAGATCAAGTTATTACTGTACTGATATAGCTAAAATGATTCAATGTCCTGTTTTTCATATAAATGCAAATAAAATAGAAGATGTTATTTCTATTATAAAAATAGCTATTGATTTTAGAAATACATTCAATAAAGATGTTTTTATAGACTTAGTTTCATATAGAAGACATGGACATAATGAAATGGATGATCCTTATATAACACAACCACTAATGTATAAATTAATAAAAAAACAACCAACAATACAAGAATTATATTTTAATAAATTATTATCTGAAAATATAGTGAATGATCAAAATAAATTAATTTTATATGAAAAATATCAGAATTTATTTAACCAAGGTAAATCTTTTATTGAAACTAATAAAATTATAGAAAATAATTGTAAAAAAATAATACAAAAAAAACTTACAATAAAAAATTTAAAAAATCTTTTATTTAAAATAAGTACAATACCTGAAGAATTTAACCCTCATTTTAGAGTCAAAAAAATTTATTTAGATAGAATTGAAATGAGTAAAGGAAATATGAATTTAGACTGGGGAACAGCAGAAAATTTAGCATATGCAAATATCCTTACTCAAGGAATTTCGTGTCGCTTATCAGGAGAAGACGTTAAAAGAGGAACTTTTTCCCATAGACATTCTGTTATATACGATCAAATTAATAATTCTTCATATACCTCATTACAAAATCTTGGAAATAACCAAGGAAATTTTTATATTTATAATTCTGTTTTATCAGAAGAATCTGTTTTAGGATTTGAATATGGTTATTCTATTAATAACTTAAATATTTTAACAATATGGGAAGCACAATTTGGTGATTTTGCTAATGGAGCGCAAGTTATTATAGATCAATTTATTAGTTCTGGAGAAAAAAAATGGGGGTATAAAAGCGGTTTAGTTATGATGTTGCCTCATGGTTATGAAGGACAAGGTCCTGAACATTCTTCAGCAAGAATAGAAAGGTACTTACAATTATGTGCCGAAAATAATATGTTTATTTGTATTCCATCTAATTCTGTTCAAATATATTATTTACTATGTCAGCAAGCATTTAATTATAATAAAAAACCTCTTATCATAATAACTCCTAAATCACTTTTAAGATATAAATTATCATTTTCCTCTTTAAACAATTTTATTAATAATTCATTTCAAACAATTATTGATGAAATCAATTTAAATATTAATATAAAAAATATAAAACGTATTATTTTTTGTTCAGGGAAAATATATTATGATCTGTTCGAATATAGAAATTTTATAAAAAATAAAAGTGTTGTTTTAATTAGAATTGAACAATTATATCCTTTTCCTGAAAAGGAATTACTTAATATTATAAATAAATACATAAAAATAAATAATTTTTTTTGGTGTCAAGAAGAACCAATAAATCAAGGGTCTTGGATATATATCCATAATTATTTTATAAATAAATTAGGTTATAATATTCGTTATATAGGAAGAAATGAATCTGCATCAACCGCTACAGGATTTTTTTCTGTTCACAAAAAACAACAACAAAAAATCATAAATTCTGTATTTAATACAAAATAA
- a CDS encoding Do family serine endopeptidase produces MKKLKIIFYLFFFTSIITNTSFKNINAKIIPSVFNTRKGIQTPSLAPILKKVTSAVVNISADSSVFIPNFKIPNSQSKKKHPDEKCHLCKKNFFCENIPCEESNNTLEKKFNVIGSGVIIDAKKGLIVTNNHVIENANNITVELHNGDIYNAKLIGQDIKTDIALIKIEGNIKYLKAIKIANSDNLQVGDYTIAIGNPYGLGETVTSGIISALGRTNPNIENFRNFIQTDASINKGNSGGALINLHGDLIGINTAIFAPSEGNIGIGFAIPSNTVISIVKQILKFGKIKRGSLGFIGMDINPELARIFKFNPSKKGIFINEVLSSPYDSGLEAGDIIISLNGRMIENLTLLEEKINSLPIGTTVKIGVIRKGIFKRIFAKIKDYDNKEISDEAMYSGIQGAYLGNIYLFRNRKIYNYKQIQGIKITKIEKNTPAEKMALKKDDIIFEINQNKINNIKDVRNILNQNPIFLVFHILREKHDFYLLVSF; encoded by the coding sequence ATGAAAAAATTAAAGATAATTTTTTATTTATTTTTTTTTACTAGTATAATAACAAATACATCTTTTAAAAATATTAATGCTAAAATTATACCAAGCGTTTTTAATACAAGAAAGGGAATACAAACTCCCAGTTTGGCTCCTATTTTAAAAAAAGTAACTTCAGCAGTTGTAAACATTAGTGCTGATAGTAGCGTTTTCATCCCAAATTTTAAAATACCTAATTCACAATCAAAAAAAAAACATCCAGATGAAAAATGTCATTTGTGTAAAAAAAATTTTTTTTGTGAAAACATTCCCTGTGAAGAAAGCAATAATACTCTTGAAAAAAAATTTAATGTAATTGGTTCTGGAGTAATTATTGATGCAAAAAAAGGTTTAATTGTTACAAATAATCATGTTATAGAAAATGCTAATAATATTACAGTAGAATTACATAATGGTGATATTTATAATGCTAAACTAATAGGACAAGATATTAAAACAGACATAGCTTTAATTAAAATTGAAGGAAATATTAAATATCTAAAAGCTATAAAAATAGCTAACTCTGATAATTTACAAGTAGGAGATTATACTATAGCTATAGGTAATCCATATGGATTAGGCGAAACCGTTACATCTGGAATAATATCTGCATTAGGACGTACTAATCCTAATATTGAAAATTTTAGAAATTTTATTCAGACAGATGCTTCTATTAATAAAGGAAATTCAGGAGGAGCTTTAATTAATTTACATGGAGATTTAATTGGTATTAATACTGCTATTTTTGCTCCTAGTGAAGGAAATATTGGAATCGGATTTGCTATTCCTAGTAATACTGTTATTAGTATAGTTAAACAAATTCTTAAATTTGGGAAAATAAAAAGAGGTTCTTTAGGATTTATTGGTATGGATATTAATCCGGAGTTAGCCCGAATTTTTAAATTTAATCCTTCAAAAAAGGGAATTTTTATTAATGAAGTATTATCATCACCTTATGATAGTGGTTTAGAAGCTGGTGATATAATCATATCTTTAAATGGTAGAATGATTGAAAATTTAACATTATTAGAGGAAAAAATTAATTCTTTACCTATTGGTACTACAGTTAAAATAGGGGTTATTAGAAAAGGTATTTTCAAAAGAATATTTGCAAAAATAAAAGATTATGACAATAAAGAAATTTCTGATGAAGCTATGTATTCTGGGATTCAAGGAGCATATTTAGGTAACATATATTTATTTAGAAATAGAAAAATTTATAATTATAAACAAATACAAGGAATTAAAATTACTAAAATAGAAAAAAATACTCCTGCAGAAAAAATGGCATTAAAAAAAGATGATATTATATTTGAAATTAACCAAAATAAAATTAATAATATAAAAGATGTTAGAAATATTTTGAATCAAAATCCTATATTTCTTGTTTTTCATATTTTACGAGAAAAACATGATTTTTATTTATTAGTTAGTTTCTAA
- the corA gene encoding magnesium/cobalt transporter CorA translates to MLHAFKIFNHHLMNLELNNNNDLLDIIWIDLIKPEDTERQKIYHLLGQNLATRPELEDIEASARFFENENGLHIHSLFFYENIDDHVNITTVAFTIKDGILYTLRERELPVFRLYRMRTRNQTLIYGNPYEILLDLFETKIEQLADEIENIYNDLECLSRIIMKSHKNNEFDNAFSTLAELEDIGWKVRLCLMDTQRALNFLMRKTRLPESQMKQAREISRDIRSLLPHNESLFQKVNFLMQAAMGFINIEQNRIIKIFSLVSVIFLPPTLVASNYGMNFTFLPELKWKYGYIYAIILMVASALAPYIYFKRKKWL, encoded by the coding sequence ATGTTACATGCTTTTAAAATATTTAATCACCATTTAATGAATTTAGAATTAAATAATAATAATGATCTTTTAGATATAATTTGGATCGATTTAATTAAACCAGAAGATACTGAACGACAAAAAATATATCATTTATTAGGACAAAATTTAGCAACTCGTCCTGAATTAGAAGATATAGAAGCATCAGCAAGATTTTTTGAAAATGAAAATGGATTACATATTCATTCATTGTTTTTTTATGAAAATATTGATGATCATGTAAATATTACAACCGTAGCTTTTACCATAAAAGATGGAATATTATATACTTTAAGGGAAAGAGAATTGCCTGTTTTTCGTTTATATAGAATGCGTACTCGAAATCAAACTTTGATATATGGTAATCCATATGAAATTTTATTAGATTTATTTGAAACTAAAATTGAACAATTAGCGGATGAAATCGAAAATATATATAATGATCTAGAATGTTTAAGTCGTATTATTATGAAAAGTCATAAAAATAATGAATTTGATAACGCTTTTTCTACTTTAGCAGAATTAGAAGATATTGGTTGGAAAGTACGATTATGTTTAATGGATACTCAAAGAGCATTGAATTTTTTAATGAGAAAAACAAGATTACCCGAAAGTCAAATGAAACAAGCAAGAGAGATATCAAGAGATATTAGGTCCTTGCTACCTCATAACGAATCATTATTTCAAAAAGTTAATTTTTTAATGCAAGCAGCAATGGGATTCATCAATATAGAACAAAATAGAATTATTAAAATTTTTTCATTAGTATCTGTAATATTTTTACCACCTACTTTAGTAGCATCTAATTATGGTATGAATTTTACTTTTTTACCTGAATTAAAATGGAAATATGGTTATATATATGCCATTATTTTAATGGTAGCATCTGCTTTAGCACCTTATATTTATTTTAAAAGAAAAAAATGGTTATAG
- the prfB gene encoding peptide chain release factor 2 (programmed frameshift) produces the protein MLEIHLIQNKLKEIKKKNIFIRGFLNYKKYKKKLLMIYNKLKNPIIWKDINLINFLNKKKIKIENLLFALDEINQEILDINELIYLAINTNDQKILKESIQILFELKNKINKLELQKIFIKKNDKKNCFIDIQPGSGGIESQDWAKIIMKMYLKWAEKKNFKTIIINESPGEIVGIKSATIHMIGNYAFGWLRTENGVHRLVRKSPFNSSGRRHTSFVSTFIYPDIKENNNIILNTEDLRIDVYRASGAGGQHVNRTESAVRITHIPTGIVTQCQNNRSQHKNKNQAMKQIKDKLYKLKNHIKEKKQNKIEKNKIDISWGHHIRSYILDDSRIKDIRTGLEINDIQSVLNGNLDIFIQASLKLGL, from the exons ATGTTAGAAATCCATTTAATACAAAATAAACTAAAAGAAATAAAAAAAAAAAATATTTTTATTAGGGGGTTCCTT AATTATAAAAAATACAAAAAAAAATTACTAATGATATATAATAAATTGAAAAATCCTATTATTTGGAAAGATATTAATCTTATTAATTTTTTAAATAAAAAAAAAATAAAAATAGAAAATTTATTATTTGCATTAGATGAAATTAATCAAGAAATTTTAGATATAAATGAATTAATTTATTTAGCAATAAATACAAATGATCAAAAAATATTAAAAGAATCTATTCAAATATTATTTGAGTTAAAAAATAAAATAAATAAGTTAGAATTACAGAAAATTTTTATTAAAAAAAATGATAAAAAGAATTGTTTTATAGATATACAGCCCGGATCAGGAGGTATAGAATCCCAAGATTGGGCAAAAATAATAATGAAAATGTATTTAAAATGGGCAGAAAAAAAGAATTTTAAAACTATCATAATAAATGAATCACCTGGAGAGATAGTAGGAATAAAATCCGCAACTATACATATGATTGGAAATTATGCTTTTGGATGGCTACGTACAGAAAATGGAGTACATCGTTTAGTGAGAAAAAGTCCCTTTAATTCTTCAGGAAGAAGACATACTTCTTTTGTTTCAACTTTTATATATCCAGATATTAAAGAAAATAATAATATTATATTAAATACAGAAGATTTGCGTATTGATGTTTATAGAGCTTCTGGTGCTGGGGGCCAACACGTTAATAGAACAGAATCAGCAGTGCGTATTACACATATTCCTACAGGAATAGTTACACAATGCCAAAATAATAGATCACAACATAAAAATAAAAATCAAGCAATGAAACAAATAAAAGATAAATTATATAAATTAAAAAATCACATAAAAGAAAAGAAACAAAATAAAATTGAAAAAAATAAAATTGATATTAGTTGGGGGCATCATATACGTTCTTACATATTAGATGATTCTCGCATCAAGGATATAAGAACCGGGTTAGAAATTAATGATATACAATCAGTCCTTAATGGTAATTTAGATATATTCATACAAGCTAGTTTAAAATTAGGTTTATAA
- a CDS encoding UvrD-helicase domain-containing protein, producing the protein MDLLKNLNNKQSEVVSEIRKNLLILAGAGSGKTLVLVRRIAWLIKKLNCPPKSILAVTFTNKAASELKIRVKSLINDNPKNNIWVGTFHSFAYYLLRIHYLEAGLSKNFQIIDNDDQKRLIKRIIVKMGLKSKIYTIDNILKYINSFKNSIFFVKKNTMNNDIFNINLSKIYEEYQNLCKITEVIDFNELILCLYKLFLNNNSILKKYQKRFKNILVDEFQDTNDIQYKFISLLYNKHYDTKIVLVGDDDQSIYGWRGAQIENINHFLKDFDKVKIILLEQNYRSTHNILHAANELISNNNSRLKKKLWTNANNGKLISIYFALNEFDEAEYIAKYIKKKFIKNNIKLNNCAILYRNNIQSRVLEEILLKFNIPYQIYGGIRFFERQEIKNTLSYLRLISNFNDDSAFERILNVPKRGIGSKTVKIIKDISKKFSLTLWESSIYLIKNKKCLSILSLNALKNFIDLIKLLRRDINKQSLSVMIEKTIKNSGLWDMYKQNNLSEKNSTKINNLKELINAADYFMYNSLYEKNELKIKKNNILINFLSQTLLENDNLNKESTTNFEDCIQMMTIHSSKGLEFSQVFIIGMEEGIFPNKVSLINNTDLYEERRLAYVGITRAKEKLILTYTKKRYIYGKEKKSIPSRFLNELPKNCIKKISYLTNKNILLNNNNNLISNKKYFIGQTVLHQVFGKGIILKIEKIKNNKKLQIKFNDTVIKWIMSNYIQILI; encoded by the coding sequence ATGGATTTACTAAAAAATTTAAATAATAAACAAAGTGAAGTTGTATCTGAAATTAGAAAAAATTTATTAATACTAGCTGGCGCAGGAAGTGGTAAAACACTTGTATTAGTTCGACGGATAGCATGGTTAATTAAAAAATTAAATTGTCCTCCTAAATCTATTTTAGCTGTAACTTTTACAAATAAAGCTGCGTCTGAATTAAAAATAAGAGTTAAATCATTAATTAATGATAATCCAAAAAATAATATTTGGGTAGGAACTTTTCATAGTTTTGCTTATTATTTATTAAGAATACATTATTTAGAAGCGGGATTATCTAAAAATTTTCAAATAATAGATAATGATGATCAAAAAAGATTAATTAAACGTATTATAGTTAAAATGGGTTTAAAAAGTAAAATTTATACAATTGATAATATATTAAAATATATAAATAGTTTTAAAAATAGTATTTTTTTTGTAAAAAAAAATACTATGAATAATGATATTTTTAATATAAATTTATCTAAAATATATGAGGAATATCAAAATCTTTGTAAGATAACAGAAGTGATTGATTTTAATGAATTAATATTGTGTTTATATAAATTATTCTTAAATAATAATTCTATTTTAAAGAAATATCAAAAAAGATTTAAAAATATTTTGGTTGATGAATTTCAAGATACCAATGATATACAATATAAATTTATTTCATTATTATACAATAAACATTATGACACAAAAATTGTTCTTGTAGGAGATGATGACCAATCTATTTATGGTTGGCGAGGTGCACAAATTGAAAATATAAATCATTTTTTAAAAGATTTTGATAAAGTAAAAATAATTTTATTGGAACAAAATTATCGTTCTACTCATAATATTTTACATGCAGCCAATGAACTTATTTCTAATAATAATTCTAGATTAAAAAAAAAATTGTGGACGAATGCAAATAATGGTAAATTAATATCAATATATTTTGCATTAAATGAATTTGATGAAGCAGAATATATAGCAAAATATATAAAAAAAAAATTTATTAAAAATAATATTAAATTAAATAATTGCGCAATTTTATATAGAAATAATATTCAATCTCGTGTTTTAGAAGAAATTTTATTAAAATTTAATATTCCATATCAAATTTATGGTGGTATACGTTTTTTTGAACGTCAAGAAATAAAAAATACATTATCATATTTAAGATTAATTTCAAATTTTAATGATGATAGTGCTTTTGAAAGAATTTTAAATGTACCAAAAAGAGGTATTGGGAGCAAAACAGTTAAAATTATAAAAGATATATCAAAAAAATTTTCTTTAACATTATGGGAATCTAGTATTTATTTAATAAAAAATAAAAAATGTTTAAGTATTTTGTCTTTAAATGCTTTAAAAAATTTTATTGATTTAATTAAATTATTAAGAAGAGATATTAATAAGCAATCATTATCAGTTATGATTGAAAAGACTATAAAAAATTCTGGATTATGGGATATGTATAAACAGAATAATTTATCTGAAAAAAATTCTACTAAGATAAATAATTTAAAAGAATTAATTAATGCAGCTGATTATTTTATGTATAATTCATTATACGAAAAAAATGAATTAAAAATTAAAAAAAATAATATTTTAATAAATTTTCTTTCTCAAACTTTATTAGAAAATGATAACCTTAATAAGGAAAGTACGACAAATTTTGAAGATTGCATACAAATGATGACTATACATTCTTCTAAAGGATTAGAGTTTTCTCAAGTTTTTATAATTGGGATGGAGGAAGGTATTTTTCCTAATAAAGTATCATTAATTAATAATACAGATCTTTATGAAGAAAGACGTTTAGCTTATGTAGGAATTACTAGAGCTAAAGAAAAATTGATATTAACTTATACTAAAAAACGTTATATATATGGTAAAGAAAAAAAATCGATTCCATCAAGATTTCTTAATGAATTACCTAAAAATTGTATAAAAAAAATTAGTTATTTAACTAATAAAAATATATTATTAAATAATAATAATAATTTGATTAGTAATAAAAAATATTTTATTGGACAAACCGTTCTACATCAAGTTTTTGGCAAAGGAATAATTCTAAAGATAGAAAAAATTAAAAATAATAAAAAATTACAAATTAAATTTAATGATACAGTAATAAAATGGATAATGTCTAACTATATACAAATTTTAATATAA
- the dapF gene encoding diaminopimelate epimerase, whose translation MKFVKMHALGNDFIIVNNFKKKFFLNKNIIKKLSHRYLGIGFDQLLIVESPTLNNVDFHYRIFNSDGNEVNNCGNGIRCLAQYLKIKKLIFKKNICVSTNNRLLYIEILKDNRICVDMGVPLFHPKDIPFITNKIKKNYKIFFNNKFINFNVVSLGNPHCVIQVKDISKTPVSFIGSFIEKHNSFPEKINVGFMEYVNPNNIKLRVFERGVGETNACGTGACAAVSVGIYKNILSSKVEVNLTGGILDVKWKGGNTHLFMIGNANYIYDGKIKL comes from the coding sequence ATAAAATTTGTAAAAATGCATGCACTAGGTAATGATTTTATTATTGTAAACAATTTTAAAAAAAAATTTTTTTTAAATAAAAATATAATTAAAAAATTATCTCATAGATATTTAGGAATAGGGTTTGACCAATTACTAATTGTAGAATCCCCTACTCTAAATAATGTTGATTTTCATTATAGAATTTTTAATTCTGATGGTAATGAAGTTAATAATTGTGGTAATGGAATACGTTGTTTAGCACAATATTTAAAAATAAAAAAATTAATTTTTAAAAAAAATATATGTGTAAGCACAAACAATAGATTACTCTATATAGAAATTTTAAAAGACAATAGAATATGTGTAGATATGGGTGTACCTTTGTTTCATCCTAAAGATATACCCTTTATAACGAATAAGATTAAAAAAAATTATAAAATTTTTTTTAATAATAAGTTTATTAATTTTAATGTTGTTTCATTAGGAAATCCTCATTGTGTTATTCAAGTAAAAGATATATCTAAAACACCTGTATCTTTTATTGGATCTTTTATTGAAAAACACAATTCTTTTCCAGAAAAAATTAATGTAGGGTTTATGGAATACGTTAATCCAAATAATATCAAATTAAGAGTATTTGAAAGAGGAGTTGGGGAGACTAATGCCTGTGGCACAGGTGCTTGCGCAGCTGTTTCAGTTGGGATATATAAAAATATATTATCTTCTAAAGTAGAAGTAAATTTAACAGGAGGTATTTTAGATGTAAAATGGAAGGGAGGAAATACACATTTATTTATGATAGGCAATGCTAATTATATCTATGATGGAAAAATAAAATTATAA